In the Thermoplasmatales archaeon genome, one interval contains:
- a CDS encoding adenine phosphoribosyltransferase has translation MSLLKESIKEAPIIKKGDYNYIVHPVTDGIPFIEPEIVEEIVDEIIKEMPPCNRILTIEAMGIPIATALSLKTGLPFTIVRKRKYSLPGEKEVIQKTGYSETRLYINGISKGDEIVIVDDVISTGGTLIAVVNVLKEIGAKIKGIFIAINKGNKEEIEKKIGIKIKTLVDIEVNDEVRIL, from the coding sequence ATGAGTTTGTTAAAAGAATCGATAAAAGAAGCACCTATTATAAAGAAAGGCGATTATAATTATATTGTTCATCCCGTAACTGATGGAATACCATTTATTGAGCCAGAAATTGTTGAAGAAATTGTTGATGAAATAATAAAAGAAATGCCTCCCTGTAATAGGATTTTAACCATTGAAGCGATGGGCATACCCATAGCAACAGCATTATCTCTTAAAACTGGATTGCCATTTACAATAGTGAGGAAGAGGAAATATTCTCTGCCTGGAGAGAAGGAGGTTATACAGAAGACGGGATATTCAGAAACAAGATTATATATAAATGGAATAAGTAAAGGAGATGAGATTGTTATTGTTGATGATGTTATAAGCACTGGTGGAACACTTATTGCGGTTGTTAATGTATTGAAAGAAATTGGGGCAAAAATAAAAGGGATATTTATTGCAATAAATAAAGGGAATAAGGAAGAGATTGAGAAAAAAATAGGAATTAAGATAAAAACGCTTGTTGATATAGAAGTGAATGATGAAGTTAGGATACTATAA
- the mfnA gene encoding tyrosine decarboxylase MfnA, whose translation MDLFDELKKAKEKDAKFKNIIGSMCTLPHRVARRAFQMFVETNLGDYELFPGTKEIEEEAIKWIAKLMHAPPSYGGISTSGGTESNITSLWIFKKLSGGNEIVLPRQAHFSFIKAANLLDLNLNFVNCKFFMKAKDVKKKISSKTLCVVGIAGNTNFGYIDEIEEIAEICSEENVFMHVDAAFGGFIAPFVSEKKFDFRSKISSISVDAHKMGMACIPCGFLIFREKSWLEEIKIRSKCTHTRYQASLLGTRPGAGVVSAYAVMRHVGRSGYRKVAKSCMEKTFYMAGLLDEVGVEYFKPELNIVAIKTNEAFKVAKKLAKIGWFVGIDEENGTIRCVIMPHVSKRMINKFVGDLEKVIK comes from the coding sequence ATGGATTTGTTTGATGAATTGAAAAAAGCAAAGGAGAAGGATGCGAAATTTAAAAATATAATTGGTTCGATGTGCACATTGCCCCACAGGGTTGCAAGGAGAGCATTTCAAATGTTCGTGGAAACAAATCTTGGCGATTATGAGCTTTTTCCTGGGACTAAAGAAATTGAAGAAGAAGCAATAAAATGGATTGCAAAACTGATGCATGCGCCGCCAAGCTATGGAGGAATTTCCACCTCTGGAGGGACTGAAAGCAACATAACATCTTTATGGATATTTAAAAAATTGAGCGGGGGGAATGAAATAGTTCTGCCAAGGCAGGCACATTTTTCCTTTATTAAGGCGGCAAATCTGCTTGATTTAAATCTGAATTTTGTTAATTGTAAATTTTTTATGAAAGCAAAAGATGTGAAGAAAAAAATATCTTCAAAAACACTATGTGTTGTGGGAATAGCTGGAAACACAAATTTTGGATACATCGATGAGATAGAAGAAATAGCGGAAATATGTAGTGAGGAAAATGTTTTCATGCATGTTGATGCAGCTTTTGGAGGGTTCATCGCTCCCTTTGTTAGCGAAAAAAAATTTGATTTCAGAAGCAAAATAAGCAGCATTTCGGTAGATGCTCACAAGATGGGCATGGCATGCATTCCATGCGGTTTTCTGATATTCAGGGAAAAAAGCTGGCTCGAAGAAATAAAGATAAGGAGCAAATGCACCCATACCAGATATCAGGCGAGCCTGCTTGGCACAAGGCCTGGGGCGGGCGTTGTTTCTGCTTATGCGGTGATGAGGCATGTGGGAAGGAGTGGCTACAGGAAGGTTGCTAAAAGCTGTATGGAAAAAACTTTTTATATGGCTGGATTGCTTGATGAAGTGGGCGTGGAATATTTTAAGCCAGAGCTTAACATAGTTGCGATAAAAACAAATGAGGCGTTTAAAGTTGCAAAAAAACTTGCTAAAATTGGATGGTTTGTGGGTATAGATGAGGAAAATGGGACAATAAGATGTGTTATTATGCCACATGTGAGCAAGAGAATGATTAATAAATTTGTTGGTGATTTAGAAAAGGTGATAAAATGA
- a CDS encoding IS6 family transposase yields the protein MRERTPVEIILYSVFLYLCRLSLRDVSMAIRIFVRRSRTAIWKWLHKFGGVLENSIADKMPYCVVIDETSLQIGDMNFWFWFVIEPETRKIVFFMINRSRTNMACKKLICAMQNMYGKLPSVAITDGRPYLILKRYGIHHEIISGGIRNYVERVIETIKDRTF from the coding sequence ATGAGAGAAAGAACCCCGGTGGAAATAATACTTTACAGCGTATTTCTGTATCTGTGCAGATTGTCGCTAAGGGATGTTTCTATGGCAATTCGCATATTCGTAAGGAGAAGCAGAACTGCCATATGGAAATGGCTGCACAAATTCGGGGGTGTATTGGAAAATAGCATCGCAGATAAAATGCCCTATTGTGTTGTCATTGATGAGACATCTCTTCAGATAGGGGATATGAATTTCTGGTTTTGGTTTGTCATTGAACCAGAAACAAGAAAGATTGTCTTCTTTATGATAAATAGGAGCAGAACAAACATGGCCTGTAAAAAATTGATTTGTGCGATGCAAAACATGTATGGAAAATTGCCATCTGTTGCTATAACAGATGGAAGGCCATATTTGATACTGAAAAGATACGGGATTCATCATGAGATTATTTCTGGGGGCATCAGAAATTATGTGGAAAGGGTAATTGAAACAATAAAAGATAGAACATTTTGA